In the genome of Cyclopterus lumpus isolate fCycLum1 chromosome 19, fCycLum1.pri, whole genome shotgun sequence, one region contains:
- the crp1 gene encoding pentraxin fusion protein isoform X2 — MTVDTVRFAVGVLGVFGCFLTLSSASQVGLSNKVLVFPYETDFSFVALIPQKEMGLTAFTLCMRVATELPEDRQIILFAYRTADYDELNVWREKDGRVSFYMSGDGIIFHLPPLTTFRTSLCLTWESRTGLAAFWVEGKRSTYQVYKPGHTIRPKGTVLLGQDPDKHLGGLEAVQSFVGEMSDLNMWDSVLSRSMIQAWHYGHKVPKGNIFDWGTMEYELNGNVMVVDDD; from the exons atg actGTCGACACTGTGAGGTTCGCTGTGGGAGTTCTTGGTGTCTTTGGATGCTTTCTGACACTCTCCTCAGCCAGCCAAG TGGGTCTGAGCAACAAAGTCCTGGTGTTTCCTTACGAGACGGACTTCAGCTTCGTGGCCCTGATCCCGCAGAAGGAGATGGGGCTCACGGCCTTCACTCTGTGCATGCGCGTGGCCACCGAGCTGCCGGAAGACCGCCAGATCATCCTGTTCGCCTACCGCACAGCCGACTACGATGAGCTCAACGTGTGGCGTGAGAAGGACGGACGTGTCTCCTTTTACATGAGCGGCGATGGCATCATCTTCCACCTGCCGCCGCTCACCACATTCCGCACCAGCCTCTGCCTGACCTGGGAGTCTCGCACGGGCCTGGCTGCTTTCTGGGTGGAAGGGAAACGCAGCACCTACCAGGTTTACAAACCCGGGCACACCATCCGTCCAAAAGGCACCGTCCTCCTGGGGCAGGACCCGGACAAACACCTGGGGGGTTTGGAAGCCGTGCAGAGCTTTGTAGGGGAGATGTCTGATCTGAATATGTGGGACTCTGTGCTCTCCAGGAGCATGATCCAGGCCTGGCACTACGGGCACAAGGTCCCCAAGGGAAACATCTTCGACTGGGGCACCATGGAGTACGAGCTGAACGGTAACGTGATGGTGGTGGATGATGATTGA
- the crp1 gene encoding pentraxin fusion protein isoform X1, producing the protein MSCVCLKTVDTVRFAVGVLGVFGCFLTLSSASQVGLSNKVLVFPYETDFSFVALIPQKEMGLTAFTLCMRVATELPEDRQIILFAYRTADYDELNVWREKDGRVSFYMSGDGIIFHLPPLTTFRTSLCLTWESRTGLAAFWVEGKRSTYQVYKPGHTIRPKGTVLLGQDPDKHLGGLEAVQSFVGEMSDLNMWDSVLSRSMIQAWHYGHKVPKGNIFDWGTMEYELNGNVMVVDDD; encoded by the exons atgtcttgtgtgtgtttgaagactGTCGACACTGTGAGGTTCGCTGTGGGAGTTCTTGGTGTCTTTGGATGCTTTCTGACACTCTCCTCAGCCAGCCAAG TGGGTCTGAGCAACAAAGTCCTGGTGTTTCCTTACGAGACGGACTTCAGCTTCGTGGCCCTGATCCCGCAGAAGGAGATGGGGCTCACGGCCTTCACTCTGTGCATGCGCGTGGCCACCGAGCTGCCGGAAGACCGCCAGATCATCCTGTTCGCCTACCGCACAGCCGACTACGATGAGCTCAACGTGTGGCGTGAGAAGGACGGACGTGTCTCCTTTTACATGAGCGGCGATGGCATCATCTTCCACCTGCCGCCGCTCACCACATTCCGCACCAGCCTCTGCCTGACCTGGGAGTCTCGCACGGGCCTGGCTGCTTTCTGGGTGGAAGGGAAACGCAGCACCTACCAGGTTTACAAACCCGGGCACACCATCCGTCCAAAAGGCACCGTCCTCCTGGGGCAGGACCCGGACAAACACCTGGGGGGTTTGGAAGCCGTGCAGAGCTTTGTAGGGGAGATGTCTGATCTGAATATGTGGGACTCTGTGCTCTCCAGGAGCATGATCCAGGCCTGGCACTACGGGCACAAGGTCCCCAAGGGAAACATCTTCGACTGGGGCACCATGGAGTACGAGCTGAACGGTAACGTGATGGTGGTGGATGATGATTGA